One region of Polynucleobacter sp. Adler-ghost genomic DNA includes:
- a CDS encoding alpha-ketoglutarate-dependent dioxygenase AlkB, whose protein sequence is MQSPLFDFPESSDPIHLLEKDGRADYFSHFCKADESDHFFESLLNSLTWKADQINMFGKLVTTARKVAWVGDPQCNYTYSGVEKIPQDWTEELLQIKCQLEEMTGYSYNSCLLNLYHNGDEGMGWHSDNEKELDSSIPIASISLGARRKFAFRHKQDKTTVSVFLEHGSLLIMHAPIQDHWHHSLLKTKTVMSPRINLTFRNILPRT, encoded by the coding sequence ATGCAAAGTCCCTTATTTGACTTCCCAGAATCTTCCGATCCAATCCACTTATTGGAGAAAGATGGTCGAGCTGATTACTTCAGTCATTTTTGCAAAGCGGATGAATCTGATCATTTTTTTGAAAGCTTACTCAACTCACTCACTTGGAAAGCAGACCAAATCAATATGTTTGGTAAGTTGGTAACCACGGCAAGAAAAGTTGCCTGGGTGGGAGATCCCCAATGTAACTATACCTATTCTGGCGTTGAAAAAATTCCTCAAGACTGGACGGAAGAGTTGCTGCAAATTAAGTGTCAACTTGAAGAAATGACCGGCTATAGCTATAACTCTTGCTTACTCAATCTTTATCACAACGGCGATGAAGGTATGGGTTGGCATAGTGACAATGAGAAAGAGTTGGATAGCTCAATCCCGATCGCATCAATCAGCTTGGGTGCTCGACGTAAATTTGCATTTCGTCACAAGCAGGATAAAACGACTGTGTCAGTATTTCTTGAGCACGGTAGCCTTCTCATCATGCATGCCCCTATTCAAGATCACTGGCATCATAGCCTTCTGAAAACCAAGACTGTGATGAGTCCACGCATCAATCTCACCTTTCGCAACATACTTCCCAGAACATGA
- a CDS encoding NAD(P)/FAD-dependent oxidoreductase, which produces MNSSKAINRVAIIGSGIAGLVCARELESQGVSVDVFEKSRGPSGRMSTRRAQDWSADHGAQYFTARDPRFIEEVQSWLQAGTAAIWEPTLKVYEAKTWRESHSQDIRYVGTPHMNSPGKHLAEGLTIQYESTISQLERRGGKWHLQCSEANEITTPYDFVVLATPAPQASALLKGFDTRATDIAESAQMKACWTMMANFPNQLNVDFDAAFINQEIISWICQNGSKPMRQGSTWTIHGSPNWSQDHVELSKEDAQEQMVQCLTSLGFNCEGGNISMHRWRYASGGLENSIGFLALQDIGLGLCGDWLNGGRVEGAWLSGFNLALALKKI; this is translated from the coding sequence ATGAATAGCAGCAAAGCAATTAATCGGGTAGCAATCATTGGCTCAGGAATTGCAGGCCTTGTATGTGCAAGGGAGCTTGAATCACAAGGTGTATCAGTAGATGTCTTTGAAAAGAGTCGTGGTCCTAGTGGACGTATGAGTACACGTCGCGCACAAGACTGGTCTGCCGATCATGGCGCCCAATACTTTACTGCCAGAGATCCTCGTTTTATTGAGGAAGTGCAAAGTTGGCTTCAGGCAGGAACTGCTGCCATCTGGGAGCCCACACTCAAAGTTTATGAAGCCAAGACATGGCGTGAAAGTCACTCACAAGATATTCGCTATGTTGGCACCCCTCATATGAACTCGCCAGGCAAGCATCTTGCCGAAGGGCTCACCATTCAATATGAGAGCACCATTTCCCAATTGGAACGTAGGGGTGGTAAGTGGCATTTGCAGTGCAGTGAAGCCAATGAAATTACGACACCGTATGATTTTGTCGTATTAGCTACACCCGCTCCTCAGGCAAGTGCCCTGCTTAAAGGTTTTGACACTAGAGCTACTGATATCGCTGAGTCGGCGCAGATGAAGGCCTGCTGGACTATGATGGCAAACTTTCCGAATCAACTCAATGTAGATTTTGATGCAGCATTTATCAACCAAGAAATCATTAGCTGGATTTGTCAAAACGGATCAAAACCCATGCGTCAGGGAAGCACGTGGACCATCCACGGAAGCCCAAACTGGAGCCAAGATCATGTTGAATTAAGCAAAGAAGATGCTCAAGAGCAGATGGTGCAGTGCCTCACATCACTGGGCTTTAATTGTGAGGGCGGGAATATCAGCATGCACCGCTGGCGCTATGCCAGCGGGGGTTTAGAAAATTCAATTGGCTTTCTTGCGCTACAAGACATCGGATTAGGGCTTTGCGGAGACTGGCTCAATGGCGGCCGAGTTGAAGGCGCTTGGCTCAGTGGTTTTAATCTAGCTCTAGCACTTAAAAAGATATAA
- the moaE gene encoding molybdopterin synthase catalytic subunit MoaE: MQNDFIRIQEADFDLTTEVKVLRKDDPRVGAVVTFVGTVRDLNDGSQVQGMTLEHYPGMTEKSLEEIIVQARTRWDLYKTLVIHRVGPLLPEDQIVLVAVTSAHRGEAFAACEFIMDYLKTAAPFWKKEETPEGSKWVDARVTDDAAMARWS; encoded by the coding sequence ATGCAGAATGATTTCATCCGCATTCAAGAAGCTGACTTTGATCTAACAACCGAGGTAAAGGTGCTGCGCAAGGATGATCCTCGTGTGGGTGCAGTAGTCACTTTTGTGGGCACCGTCAGGGATTTGAACGACGGCAGTCAAGTTCAGGGCATGACTTTAGAGCACTATCCTGGGATGACAGAAAAATCTCTGGAAGAAATCATCGTGCAAGCTAGAACCCGCTGGGATCTTTATAAGACGCTAGTCATCCATCGGGTAGGACCACTTCTACCTGAGGATCAAATTGTTCTAGTGGCAGTTACTAGTGCCCATAGAGGCGAAGCATTTGCTGCTTGTGAGTTCATCATGGACTACTTAAAAACCGCAGCACCATTTTGGAAAAAAGAAGAAACACCAGAAGGTAGCAAGTGGGTGGACGCCCGCGTGACTGATGATGCTGCAATGGCGCGCTGGAGTTAA
- the moaD gene encoding molybdopterin converting factor subunit 1 has translation MKLELRFFASLREGLGLSGESIAVPPELKTIADLRSYLVQRGNPWAEVLASGKVIRCALNQEMVSDSAPLLEGAEVAFFPPVTGG, from the coding sequence ATGAAACTCGAATTACGATTCTTTGCCTCCTTAAGAGAGGGCCTCGGGCTTTCTGGTGAGAGTATTGCTGTCCCACCAGAATTAAAAACGATTGCTGACTTAAGGAGTTACCTGGTTCAGCGAGGCAATCCTTGGGCTGAAGTATTAGCAAGCGGCAAAGTGATTCGTTGTGCATTAAATCAAGAAATGGTTAGTGACTCTGCGCCTTTATTAGAAGGGGCCGAAGTCGCTTTCTTTCCACCGGTTACTGGCGGCTAA